From Methylococcus capsulatus:
AAGGCTGAACGGCGTGTGGGCCAGCCTGCCCGAGGGCAGCGAAGGCGGCATGGCACCCATGACGACGCCACTGGGCGAAATGTTCATGTTCACCGTCGAGGGCGGCGACCTCACGCTGATGGAACGGCGGAACCTGCTGGATTGGGTCATCCGTCCGGCGCTTCGCACGGTGCCCGGCGTGGCCGACGTCAATTCCCTGGGCGGGACTGTGCGAAGCTTCGAGGTGATCCCGAACAACGCGGGGATGTCCTCGCGCGGCATCACCATGGAAGCCTTGATCGGAGCGCTCAAGTCCAACAACCGTAACGACGGCGCCGGCCGCTTGCCGGAGGGCGAAGAAGCGTTGCTCGTGCGTGCCGAAGGTCAGATCCGGGATCTGGATGATGTCCGTTCCATCGTCATTGCCAACCAGAACGGTGTCGCCATCACCATCGGCGACGTGGCCGAAGTACGGATCGGCGCTCTGACCCGCTATGGCGCGGTCAGCCGGGATGGGCGGGAGGAGGCCGTGGAGGGGCTCGTGCTGGGGTTGCGCGGCGCCAACGCGCGGGAGGTGGTCGAGGGCGTCAAAAGAAAGATCGAGGAAATCCGGCCGGCCCTCCCGCAAGGCGTCGTGCTCGATGTGTTCTATGACCGCAGCGATTTGGTGAACCGTGCCACCCATACCGTCGTCCGCGCCCTGGTAGAAGCCATCGTCCTCGTCGTCGTCCTCCTCCTCCTGTTCCTGGGCGATCTGCGCGCCGCGTTGACCGTGGCTTGCATCCTGCCGCTTTCGGCGCTTTTCACCTTCCTGCTGATGCATCAGTTTGGACTTTCGGCCAACCTGATGAGCCTCGGCGGCCTGGCCATCGCCATCGGCAAGCTGGTTGATCCGGCTGTGGTGGTCGTGGAGAACATCACGACACATCTGGCTGATCCCAGGATGCAAGGCAAACTACCGCGGCTGCACTTCATTTACCGTGCCATGCGCGAGGTCACCGCGCCGGTGGTATCGGGCGCCCTCATCATCGCCATCGTCTTCGTACCGCTCCTATCGCTGCAGGGACTCGAGGGGAAGCTGTTCAGGCCCGTCGCCTTCACCAACGTGTTCGCCATGGCCGGATCGCTGTTCATGTCGCTGCTGGTCATCCCGGTCCTGGCGTCGTGGCTGATGCGCAAGGTGAAGCACGAGGAGCCTTGGCTCGCCCGGAAACTCCATGAATACTATCAACCGGTGCTACGGTGGGCACTCGATCACAGCCGCCTGGTCGTCATCGCCGCCGGCATCTTGCTCGCCCTGACGGGGGTGATCTACACCCAGATCGGCAAAACCTTCATGCCGACGCTGGATGAGGGCAGCATCATCGTTCAAGTGGAAAAACTGCCATCGATCAATCTGGAGCAATCCGTCCGGCTCGACCAGCAACTCCAGAAAGCGCTGTTGGACCACGTTCCCGAGGTCGAGCGGGTCGTGTCGCGCGTGGGATCGGACGAAATCGGACTGGACCCGATGGGACTCAATGAAACGGACAACTTCGTCGTTTTGAAGCCCGTCGAGCAATGGAACGGCAAGACCCGCGAAGAACTGGTCGAAGACCTCCGAAAAGTCCTGGAAACCCTCCCGGGCATCGCTTTCGGCTTCACCCAGCCGATCCAGATGCGGGTCACGGAGATGCTCACCGGCGTACGCGGCGACGTAGCCGTCAAGCTCTACGGTCCCGACATCGCAGTACTCAACGAAAAAGCCGAGGCCATCGCCGACGTGATCCGGTCAGTAGAGGGCGCTTCGGATGTGTTCACGATGCGTAATGCTGGCATGCAATACCTCCAGGTCCAGATAGACCGCCTCGCGACGGGGCGCCTGGGACTTGACGGCGATACCCTGGAACGGATGCTGCGCGCACAGATTGAGGGGCTCAAGCTGGGCATCGTGCAGGAAGGCATCAAGCGGACCCCCTTGTTACTCCGGGCAGCCGCCGACCCCGAGCAACTCGCATTACTGCAGGTGACTCTCCCCGACGGTCGCCGCGTGCCACTTTCCGCCCTCGCCCGCGTCGAGCGTACCGAGGGACTGGTTGCCATCACCCGAGAGCGCGGTCAGCGCTTCTCGGTCGTCCGAACCAATGTCCAGGGCCGTGATCTGGTCGGCTTCGTGGAAGAGGCACGTAAGGCGGTCGGCGAACGCGTACCGCTTCCCAGCGGCTATTACCTCACCTGGGGAGGACAGTTCGAGAACCAGCAACGCGCGGCACAACGCTTGTCCATCGTCATTCCCATATCGATCGGCTTGATCTTTCTATTACTGTTTACCACTTTTGGGTCGGTCCGGCAGGCGATACTGGTACTCACCAATGTCCCCTTTTCTCTGGTCGGCGGGGTCACCAGCCTCTGGCTATCCGGTGAATACCTGTCTGTCTCCGCCTCCGTGGGATTCATTTCCCTCTTGGGCATTGCCGTGCTCAACGGCGTGGTGATGGTGACCTACTTCAATCAGCTTCGGGCGATCGGCCTTCCTCTGGATGAAGTCGTCCGCCTGGGCGCGTCGCGGCGACTACGGCCGGTACTCATGACCGCCAGTATCGCCGCGTTCGGGCTCATTCCCCTACTGTTCGCTACCGGCCCCGGATCGGAAATCCAGCGGCCGCTGGCCATCGTGGGGGTGGGAGGACTGGTCACATCCACCCTTCTGACGCTCGTGCTGCTCCCCATCCTTTACCGACATTATGGCGAGGATAAATGACCGATGTCCGATCTCGTACTGCTGACGCTTCTGGCCCCCCCTCCGCTTGAAGACGCTTTGGTGGACTGGCTGCTGAGCACGCCGGGCATCCAGGGTTTCAGCAGCCAGGTGGTCTCGGGGCATTCGAGCCGTACCGAAGGACTGAGCCTGCAAGAGCAGGTTTCTGGGCGGAGCCGGCGTATACGTTTCGAAGCCCAGATCGCTGCTGCCGGCTTGGCGGAGACCCTGAAGGCTTTGCATGCGGATTTTCGAGGGAGCGGCGTCCATTACTGGGTGCTGCCGGTGCAGGCGGTGGGCGGTTTATGAGGTGGCTGGCCCCGGGGCGCGCAAAAAACCCCGTCCCTCCGGGGGGAGGAGGGACGGGGTTGGGGTGTCGCATTGGAAATAAGAGCCTGGCAGTTCCCTACTTTCGCACAGGTGTTCTGCACTATCATCGGCGCTAAGCGGTTTCACTTCCGAGGTCGGGATGGGATCGGGTGGTTCCCGCTCGCTCTGGCCGCCAGGCAAAACTGGTCTTGGCACTGGAGCCCTAAGGAATTTGGTCAACGTACACGGTGTTCGCGGTCTTGTCGCACGATCCACACCCGCCAAACGTCTTGGGTGTTATATGGTCAAGCCTCACGGGCCATTAGTATCGGTTAGCTTCACCCATTACTGAGCTTCCACACCCGACCTATCAACCTGGTGGTCTTCCAGGGCCCTTCAGGGGACTCACGGTCCCAGGGAGATCTCATCTTGGGAGGGGCTTCCCGCTTAGATGCTTTCAGCGGTTATCCTGTCCGAACATAGCTACCCGGCAATGCCATTGGCATGACAACCGGAACACCAGCGGTTCGTTCACTCCGGTCCTCTCGTACTAGGAGCAACTTCCCTCAAATCTCCAACGCCCACGGCAGATAGGGACCGAACTGTCTCACGACGTTCTAAACCCAGCTCGCGTACCACTTTAAATGGCGAACAGCCATACCCTTGGGACCGACTACAGCCCCAGGATGTGATGAGCCGACATCGAGGTGCCAAACACCGCCGTCGATATGAACTCTTGGGCGGTATCAGCCTGTTATCCCCGGAGTACCTTTTATCCGTTGAGCGATGGCCCTTCCATACAGAACCACCGGATCACTAGGACCTACTTTCGTACCTGCTCGACTTGTTCGTCTCGCAGTCAAGCGCGCTTTTGCCCTTACACTCTCTGCGTGATTTCCGACCACGCTGAGCGCACCTTCGTGCTCCTCCGTTACGCTTTGGGAGGAGACCGCCCCAGTCAAACTACCCACCATGCACGGTCCCCGATCCGGATCACGGACCTGGGTTAGAACTCCAAATTCACCAGGGTGGTATTTCAAGGTCGGCTCCACCCGAACTGGCGTCCGAGCTTCTCAGCCTCCCACCTATCCTACACAAGTCAATTCAAAGTCCAGTGCAAAGCTATAGTAAAGGTTCACGGGGTCTTTCCGTCTAGCCGCGGGTACACTGCATCTTCACAGCAAGTTCAATTTCACTGAGTCCCGGGTGGAGACAGTGTGGCCATCGTTACGCCATTCGTGCAGGTCGGAACTTACCCGACAAGGAATTTCGCTACCTTAGGACCGTTATAGTTACGGCCGCCGTTTACCGGGGCTTCGATCAAGAGCTTCGCTTGCGCTGACCCCATCAATTAACCTTCCGGCACCGGGCAGGCGTCACACCCTATACGTCGACTTTCGTCTTTGCAGAGTGCTGTGTTTTTAATAAACAGTCGCAGCCACCGTTTCACTGCAACCCCCTTCGGCTCCATGGGCAAGCCACTTCACCTACCAGGGGCGTACCTTCTCCCGAAGTTACGGTACCATTTTGCCTAGTTCCTTCACCCGAGTTCTCTCAAGCGCCTGAGAATTTTCATCCTGCCCACCTGTGTCGGTTTTGGTACGGCCGCTTGCAACCTGAAGCTTAGAGGTTTTTCTTGGAAGCCTGGCATCAATCACTTCGGCTGAAGTCGCCTTCAGCACCGTCATCACGCCTCGGCATTGACCCTCCGGATTTGCCTAAAGAGTCTGCCTACACGCTTAAACCGGGACGTCCAACACCCGGCTGACCTAGCCTTCTCCGTCACCCCATCGCAGTTGCAACCGGTACCGGAATATTAACCGGTTTTCCATCGACTACGCCTTTCGGCCTCGCCTTAGGTGCCGACTAACCCTGCGCCGATTAGCGTTGCGCAGGAAACCTTGGGCTTTCGGCGAACGGGTTTTTCACCCGTTTTGTCGTTACTTATGTCAGCATTCGCACTTCCGATACCTCCAGCCAACTTCTCAGTTGACCTTCACAGGCCTACGGAACGCTCCTCTACCACTCACCTCAAAGGTGAATCCGCAGCTTCGGTACATCGCTTAGCCCCGTTGAATCTTCCGCGCAGGCCGACTCGACCAGTGAGCTATTACGCTTTCTTTAAAGGATGGCTGCTTCTAAGCCAACCTCCTGGCTGTCTGGGCCTTCCCACATCGTTTTCCACTGAGCGATGATTTGGGGACCTTAGCTGGCGGTCTGGGCTCTTTCCCTTTTCACGACGGACCTTATCACCCGCCGTGTGTCTCCCGTGATTGCACTTCCCGGTATTCGGAGTTTGCATCGGTTTGGTAAATCTAGACGACCCCCTAGCCGAAACAGTGCTCTACCCCCGAGAGTGAGACACGAGGCGCTACCTAAATAGCTTTCGAGGAGAACCAGCTATCTCCGAGCTTGTTTAGCCTTTCACTCCTATCCACAGCTCATCCGAATCTTTTTCAACAGATCCCGGTTCGGCCCTCCAGTCAGTTTTACCTGACCTTCAGCCTGGCCATGGATAGCTCGCCCGGTTTCGGGTCTATTCCCAGCGACTCATGCGCCCTATTCAGACTCGCTTTCGCTACGCCTCCCCTATTCGGTTAAGCTTGCCACTGAGAATAACTCGCTGACCCATTATACAAAAGGTACGCAGTCACCCCTTGCGGGGCTCCCACTGCTTGTACGCATACGGTTTCAGGTTCTATTTCACTCCGCTCACCGCGGTTCTTTTCGCCTTTCCCTCACGGTACTGGTTCACTATCGGTCGGTAAGGAGTATTTAGCCTTGGAGGATGGTCCCCCCATGTTCAGACAAGGTTTCACGTGCCTCGCCCTACTCGTCTTCACACCAGCGTTCCTTTCGTATACGGGACTATCACCCTCTATGGTGCGACTTTCCAGTCGCTTCTACTAAAAACATCGATGCTTAAGGGCTGCTCCCCGTTCGCTCGCCACTACTAAGGGAATCTCGGTTGATTTCTTTTCCTCCAGGTACTTAGATGTTTCAGTTCCCTGGGTTCGCCTCGCCGACCTATGAATTCAGTCGGCGATAGCCGGTTAAAACCGGCTGGGTTACCCCATTCGGACATCTCCGGATCACAGGTTGTTTGCCACCTCCCCGAAGCTTTTCGCAGGCTGCCACGTCCTTCTTCGCCTCTTACCGCCTAGGCATCCACCGTATGCGCTTATTCACTTGACCATATAACCCCAAGCCGTCTGACTCGGTTCTCATGATCTTTGCTGACATACCTTGAACAGCGCTTGCAAGAACCGTTCGCTGACTCCACGTCAGCATGGTCCTCGCACTGCTTTTTACAGTGTACGTTTTCCAAATTGTTAAAGAGCTTTTCCTCATCACCTCAAGGTGATGATTCGTCAACCCACGGCTCCTCCATGGATTCGCGAATCATTCCTTACCGCCTAAATGGTGGAGCCAGGGAGGATCGAACTCCCGACCTCCTGCGTGCAAGGCAGGCGCTCTCCCAGCTGAGCTATGGCCCCAGACTTCGTTGGTGGGTCTGGGAGGACTCGAACCTCCGACCTCACCCTTATCAGGGGTGCGCTCTAACCACCTGAGCTACAGACCCGTGCTCGTCGTCGCTGTCGTCTGCCAGGGACGCCTCCCTGCGAGCACAGACGGCCGGCTCGTCAATCCGATCAGAAAATGGGTGTGGACACCTGCCCGACCCGGGCAAACAACTGCTTAAAGGAGGTGATCCAGCCGCAGGTTCCCCTACGGCTACCTTGTTACGACTTCACCCCAGTCATGAATCACACCGTGGTAAGCGCCCTCCCGAAGGTTAGACTACCTACTTCTGGTGCAACCCACTCCCATGGTGTGACGGGCGGTGTGTACAAGGCCCGGGAACGTATTCACCGCGGCATGCTGATCCGCGATTACTAGCGATTCCGACTTCATGCAGTCGAGTTGCAGACTGCAATCCGGACTACGACCGGCTTTGTAGGGATTGGCTCCACCTCGCGGCTTGGCTACCCTCTGTACCGGCCATTGTAGCACGTGTGTAGCCCTGGCCATAAGGGCCATGATGACTTGACGTCATCCCCACCTTCCTCCGGTTTATCACCGGCAGTCTCCTTAGAGTTCCCGGCCGAACCGCTGGCAACTAAGGACAAGGGTTGCGCTCGTTACGGGACTTAACCCAACATCTCACGACACGAGCTGACGACAGCCATGCAGCACCTGTGTCTTGGCTCCCGAAGGCACTCCCGCATCTCTGCAGGATTCCAAGCATGTCAAGGCCAGGTAAGGTTCTTCGCGTTGCATCGAATTAAACCACATGCTCCACCGCTTGTGCGGGCCCCCGTCAATTCATTTGAGTTTTAACCTTGCGGCCGTACTCCCCAGGCGGTCAACTTATCGCGTTAGCTGCGCCACTAAAAGGTTAAACCCTCCCAACGGCTAGTTGACATCGTTTACAGCGTGGACTACCAGGGTATCTAATCCTGTTTGCTCCCCACGCTTTCGTACCTCAGCGTCAGTGTTGGTCCAGGTAGCCGCCTTCGCCACTGGTGTTCCTTCCGATCTCTACGCATTTCACTGCTACACCGGAAATTCCACTACCCTCTACCACACTCCAGTCAGACAGTATCCAATGCCATTCCCAGGTTAAGCCCAGGGCTTTCACATCAGACTTATCCAACCGCCTACGCACGCTTTACGCCCAGTAATTCCGATTAACGCTCGCACCCTCCGTATTACCGCGGCTGCTGGCACGGAGTTAGCCGGTGCTTATTCTGCAGGTAACGTCAATGTGAGATGGTATTAACACCCCACCCTTCTTTCCTGCTTAAAGTGCTTTACAACCCGCAGGCCTTCTTCACACACGCGGCATTGCTGGATCAGGCTTGCGCCCATTGTCCAATATTCCCCACTGCTGCCTCCCGTAGGAGTCTGGGCCGTGTCTCAGTCCCAGTGTGGCTGATCGTCCTCTCAGACCAGCTACGGATCGTCGCCTTGGTGGGCCTTTACCCCACCAACTAGCTAATCCGACGTAGGCTCATCTTATTGCGCGAGGTCCGAAGATCCCCCGCTTTCCTCCGTGGAGCGTATGCGGTATTAGCTCGAGTTTCCCCGAGTTATCCCCCACAACAAGGCAGATTCCTACGCATTACTCACCCGTCCGCCACTCGTCAGCGCCCGAAGGCCTGTTACCGTTCGACTTGCATGTGTTAAGCATGCCGCCAGCGTTCAATCTGAGCCATGATCAAACTCTTCAGTTCAATTGCTCTTGCCGTCAAAAACGGCCAAATTACTCGCTCGACGTTGGCTATGTAGCCATTGCCGAAATCCTAGGTCGTTCAACCCAATTTCGAACAAGTGCCCACACCCATTCTCTGATCGACTTGTTAAAGAACCTTGCGACCCCAATCTCAAGTGCCGCGTGAGATTGACCATTCTACAGCATCCATTCCCAATGTCAACCCCTCTTCTCCTCCCTCCCCCGAATCACCCGCGGCTCCCATACCACACCGCGCGCGCACCGAAAGAGACGCGCATTCTACAGCATCACTGAATGACGTCAAGGGGCGAACTCGAAATTTTTCGGATGAACAGGCTGGATCCACACATCATGCTGGAACAATTTTTTGCTAGCCTCTCAAAAGAGGCTATAAAAGCGTTGCCATCAGCGCACCACATGAACCGCAGCGAGGATTTCATGGATCGATACGAGAACGAACGCAGAATCATAAGCGGCATCGTCGAAAACCACGGCCGTGACGCCCACCGGCTCTTGTCCATGTTACGTGAGGTGCAGCAAAAACTCCGGCACGTCTCACCCCTAGCGCAACGGACGATCGCCGAGTCACTCGGCATTTGCATCACACAGGTAAGTGCGGTGGTGGAATTCTACAGCTTCCTCTCGACCACCCCTCTAGGGAAATTCGACATCCGGATCAGCGACTCCATCACCGATCACATGCTCGGCAGCCGGGACGTCGCTGCCCGCTTGTGCCGTAGGCTCGGCATCCTGCCCGGAGAAACCCGGCACGATGGGCGAGTGAGCCTTACCTTCACATCCTGCACTGGCTTGTGCGAACAGGGACCGGCCGGTCTGATCAACGGTTACGCCATCACGCGACTCACGGAGGAACGGACCGATAGAATCGCCGGCTTGATCAACAACGACACGCCGCTGGACGAGTGGCCCGGAGAGCTCTTCACCGTCGAACAAAACATCCAGCTTACGGACAGACTGCTCGGCAACCCGGTCCAGCCCGGAGACGCACTGGGACGCACCCTGGCGCTGGGGAGGGAAACGATGTTCGGCGAAATCGAAACATCCCAGCTTCGCGGCAGAGGGGGGGCGGGCTTCAATACCGCATGGAAATGGCGCTTCTGCTACGATGGTCCGGAGGCGGCGGTTTGCCCGCCCGGCCAACCTGCTGCCGGGATCGAACGCTACGTCGTCTGCAACGCCGACGAGGGCGAACCCGGTACCTTCAAGGACCGTGTCCTGCTCCAAAGCAGCGCCGACCAGGTTTTCGAAGGCATGACGGTCTGCGCTCACCTGGTGGGGGCGAAGCGGGGATTCCTCTATTTGAGAGGCGAATACCTCTATTTGTATGACCGGCTCGAAGCCGTGCTGGCAGCGCGGCGACAGCGCGGCTTGCTCGGGAAAGCCATTCTGGGAAAGGAGGGCTTCGATTTCGACATCGAAATCCGGCTGGGTGCCGGCGCCTATATCTGCGGCGAGGAGTCCGCCTTGATCGAGTCGCTGGAAGGCAATCGAGGCATACCACGCAACCGACCGCCGTACCCCGTAACCCACGGCTATCTCGGCCAGCCCACCGTCGTGAACAATGTGGAGACCTTCTTTGCAGCCGCGGCCATCGCCGTGCATGGCGGTGAATGGTTTGCCGCGGTCGGCACCGAAAAATCCAAGGGCACGAAACTGCTGAGCATCTGCGGCGACTGCGCCCGGCCAGGCATCTACGAATACCCGTTCGGCGTCACGGTCGCGCGGATCCTCGAAGACTGCGGCGCGGCGGACGTCCTGGGCGTACAGATAGGAGGACCTTCCGGAACCTTCTTGTCCGACAAGGAATTCGATCGCAAGCTGGCTTACGAGGATCTCGCCACCGGCGGCTCGTTCATCGTGTTCGACCGGACCCGCGACGTGATCGAGATCGCCCGCAATTTCACCCATTTCTTCGCCCACGAAAGCTGTGGATTCTGCACACCCTGCCGGGTCGGCACCCCGCTGCTCAAGAATCTGCTGGACAAGATCGCCGCAGGCCACGGCGCGACGGGTGATCTCGCCGAGCTGTCCCGGCTGGGGCGGTTCGTGCGCAGCGCCAGCCATTGCGGACTTGGCCAAACCGCCGCCAATCCGATCCTGAGCACCCTGGAGCGTTATCCCGAAATTTATCAGGCGCGACTCAAGACGATCGACTTCGAACCCGGCTTCGATCTGGATGGCGCGCTCGCCACCGCCCGGCGCCTGACCGGCCGGGACGATGCCAATGCCCATCTGTCACAGTCGTAATGTCCAGGAAAACAGCATGACCAAACCCACCATTCAGATCGACGGCAAGCCGGTCACCTTCACAGAGGGGCAGACCATCATGGAAGCGGCCACCGCGGCAGGGTTCTACATCCCTCATCTGTGCCACAACCCGGAATTCGAGCCGCACGGCAGCTGCAAACTGTGCACGGTCAAGGTGAATGGCCGTAACTGCTCGGCCTGCACCTTCCCGGCGGCAGACGGCCAGGAAGTGCTCAACGATACTGCCGAGTTGAACGCGCTGCGGCGCACCATCACCCAACTGCTGTTCGTGGAAGGGAACCATCTGTGCCCGTCCTGCGAAAAGAGCGGCAATTGCCAGTTGCAGGCAACGGCCTACTTCCTCGGCATGACCGATGCCCATTTCCCCTTCTTCTACCCCCGAAGGGAACTGGACGCCTCCCACCCCGACATCCTGCTCGACCGCGACCGCTGCATTTTCTGCGCATTGTGCGTGCGGGCCAGCCGGGACGTGGACGGCAAAAACGTCTTCGCCATCGCGGGACGCGGCATCGACTCGCGGCTGATCGTGAATTCGCCCTCGGGCAAGCTTGCGGATACCCCGATCGCCACGACGGACAAAGCGACCCGGGTCTGTCCGGTCGGAGCCATCCTGATAAAACGGCATGGCTTCGAGGTACCCATTGGGGATCGCGTCTACGACCGGCACACCATCGCCGAAGAAAGTCTGGAACGCGAGGAACCGATCGTGGAGGCGCGCCATGGCTGACAAACTCACTGTCGCCACGACTTCCCTGGCCGGCTGCTTCGGCTGCCATATGTCGTTCCTCGACATCGACGAGCGCATCCTGGCACTGGCGGAGGTCGCCCGTTTCGACCGCTCGCCGCTGACCGACGTCAAGCATTGCGGGGACAGGGTCGATCTGGGACTGGTCGAAGGCGGCGTGTGCAACGCGGAAAACGTCCATACCTTGCGGGAGTTCCGTCAGCACTGCCGGATCCTGGTCGCCATGGGAGCCTGCGCGATCAACGGCGGGCTGCCCGCACTCCGCAACCCCATAGCGCTGGAAGAATGTCTGCAAGCATCCTATCTGGACGGCATCGGGATCGAAAACCCGCAAATACCCAACGACGTCGAGTTGCCGCTACTCCTGGACAAGGTGCATCCGATCCATGAGGTCGTGAGGGTCGATTATTTCCTGCCCGGCTGCCCACCTTCGGCCGATGTGATATGGACATTCCTCAGCGATCTCGCCGCGGGACGGGAACCTTCGCTTCCCCGCGAGCTCATTCACTATGACTGAGAAGGTGGCATAATGACGAGTTCTGCCGTGGGCCAATCAACACCGACAGCTCCGCACGCGCCATGCTGACCTATCCTTCCATTGATCCCGTTGCCGTCTCCATCGGGCCGCTCAAAGTCCACTGGTACGGATTGATGTACGTCATCGGCATCGCCGCCACCTGGATACTGGCGCGGCGGAGGGTACGGCACAGCGCGAATCCTCTGTTCACCCCGGCCCAGGTCGAGGATCTGGTTTTCTATGCCGCCATCGGAGTCGTGGCCGGCGGACGGCTCGGCTATGCATTGTTCTACAATTTCTCCGGCTTTCTGCACGATCCGGCGATGCTGTTCCGCATCTGGGAGGGCGGCATGTCTTTCCACGGCGGGCTCATCGGCGTGCTGATCGCCATGTATGCCTACGGCCGATCGCAGGGCATCCGGTTTTTCGACGTCGCCGACTTCCTCGCACCTTATGTGCCCATCGGCCTCCTGGCCGGACGTATCGGCAATTTCATCAACGGCGAACTCTGGGGCAAACCTAGCGATCTGCCTTGGGCGATGGTCTTTCCTCATGCCGGTGACGTACCGCGCCATCCTTCCCAGCTTTACGAGGCGTTTCTGGAAGGGTTGGTCCTCTTGATCATTCTCCAATGGTTCAGCCTGCGTTCGCCGCCGCGGATGGCGGTAAGCGGCATGTTCCTCCTGGGTTACGGGGTGTTCCGCTTCGCGGTGGAGTTCGTCCGGCTGCCGGACGTGCAACTCGGCTATCTCGCCTTCGGTTGGCTGACCATGGGTCAGATCCTATGTCTGCCGATGATCCTGTTCGGAATCGTCCTGCTAGCCGCCGCCTACACCCGCCGATCCGCCTGAATGCGCCCGTATCTCGACCTACTGCGCGATATCCTCGAGCACGGCTGCGCCAAAGAAGACCGGACGGGCACGGGAACCCTGAGCGTGTTCGGTCGCATGATGCGGTTCGATCTTTCGCGCGGGCTCCCCCTCGTCACCACCAAGAGACTGCACCTGCCTTCGATCATTCATGAGCTGCTGTGGTTCGTCTCGGGCAGCGTCAACGTGCGTGACCTGCAACGGCACGGCGTCACGATCTGGGACGAGTGGGCGGATGAAAACGGCGATCTCGGCCCCGTGTACGGCCGCCAATGGCGGAGCTGGGGAGGCGCCATCGATCAGCTTGCCGGACTGGTCGAGCAACTGCGCCGGAACCCGGACTCCCGCCGCCTGCTGGTGAGCGCATGGAACCCCTCCGACCTGCAGGCCATGGCGCTACCACCCTGCCACTACGCCTTTCAGTGCCATGTGACGGATGGGAAGCTGTCGCTGCTGTTCCAGATGCGCTCAGTGGACGTGTTTCTGGGGCTGCCGTTCAACATCGCCAGCTATGCCCTGCTCACCCACATGCTGGCACAGCAGACCGGATACGAACCGGGGGAGTTGATATGGTGTGGCGGTGACGTGCACCTGTACCGGAATCACTTGGATCAGGCGCGCCTTCAGCTCACGCGCGAACCCTATTCACCGCCTACGCTGAAACTCGCCCGCAAGCCCCAGAGCCTGTTCGATTACCGCTACGAGGACTTCGTGGTCG
This genomic window contains:
- a CDS encoding efflux RND transporter permease subunit codes for the protein MSRLIQFALTQRLLVVLLTALLAGSGYVATLQIPIDAFPDVSPTQVKVIVKAPGMTPEEVESRITAPIELELLGIPKQTMLRSIAKYALTDITIDFEEGTDIYWARQQIAERLNGVWASLPEGSEGGMAPMTTPLGEMFMFTVEGGDLTLMERRNLLDWVIRPALRTVPGVADVNSLGGTVRSFEVIPNNAGMSSRGITMEALIGALKSNNRNDGAGRLPEGEEALLVRAEGQIRDLDDVRSIVIANQNGVAITIGDVAEVRIGALTRYGAVSRDGREEAVEGLVLGLRGANAREVVEGVKRKIEEIRPALPQGVVLDVFYDRSDLVNRATHTVVRALVEAIVLVVVLLLLFLGDLRAALTVACILPLSALFTFLLMHQFGLSANLMSLGGLAIAIGKLVDPAVVVVENITTHLADPRMQGKLPRLHFIYRAMREVTAPVVSGALIIAIVFVPLLSLQGLEGKLFRPVAFTNVFAMAGSLFMSLLVIPVLASWLMRKVKHEEPWLARKLHEYYQPVLRWALDHSRLVVIAAGILLALTGVIYTQIGKTFMPTLDEGSIIVQVEKLPSINLEQSVRLDQQLQKALLDHVPEVERVVSRVGSDEIGLDPMGLNETDNFVVLKPVEQWNGKTREELVEDLRKVLETLPGIAFGFTQPIQMRVTEMLTGVRGDVAVKLYGPDIAVLNEKAEAIADVIRSVEGASDVFTMRNAGMQYLQVQIDRLATGRLGLDGDTLERMLRAQIEGLKLGIVQEGIKRTPLLLRAAADPEQLALLQVTLPDGRRVPLSALARVERTEGLVAITRERGQRFSVVRTNVQGRDLVGFVEEARKAVGERVPLPSGYYLTWGGQFENQQRAAQRLSIVIPISIGLIFLLLFTTFGSVRQAILVLTNVPFSLVGGVTSLWLSGEYLSVSASVGFISLLGIAVLNGVVMVTYFNQLRAIGLPLDEVVRLGASRRLRPVLMTASIAAFGLIPLLFATGPGSEIQRPLAIVGVGGLVTSTLLTLVLLPILYRHYGEDK
- a CDS encoding DUF3240 family protein, which codes for MSDLVLLTLLAPPPLEDALVDWLLSTPGIQGFSSQVVSGHSSRTEGLSLQEQVSGRSRRIRFEAQIAAAGLAETLKALHADFRGSGVHYWVLPVQAVGGL
- a CDS encoding NAD(P)H-dependent oxidoreductase subunit E translates to MDRYENERRIISGIVENHGRDAHRLLSMLREVQQKLRHVSPLAQRTIAESLGICITQVSAVVEFYSFLSTTPLGKFDIRISDSITDHMLGSRDVAARLCRRLGILPGETRHDGRVSLTFTSCTGLCEQGPAGLINGYAITRLTEERTDRIAGLINNDTPLDEWPGELFTVEQNIQLTDRLLGNPVQPGDALGRTLALGRETMFGEIETSQLRGRGGAGFNTAWKWRFCYDGPEAAVCPPGQPAAGIERYVVCNADEGEPGTFKDRVLLQSSADQVFEGMTVCAHLVGAKRGFLYLRGEYLYLYDRLEAVLAARRQRGLLGKAILGKEGFDFDIEIRLGAGAYICGEESALIESLEGNRGIPRNRPPYPVTHGYLGQPTVVNNVETFFAAAAIAVHGGEWFAAVGTEKSKGTKLLSICGDCARPGIYEYPFGVTVARILEDCGAADVLGVQIGGPSGTFLSDKEFDRKLAYEDLATGGSFIVFDRTRDVIEIARNFTHFFAHESCGFCTPCRVGTPLLKNLLDKIAAGHGATGDLAELSRLGRFVRSASHCGLGQTAANPILSTLERYPEIYQARLKTIDFEPGFDLDGALATARRLTGRDDANAHLSQS
- a CDS encoding 2Fe-2S iron-sulfur cluster-binding protein, whose product is MTKPTIQIDGKPVTFTEGQTIMEAATAAGFYIPHLCHNPEFEPHGSCKLCTVKVNGRNCSACTFPAADGQEVLNDTAELNALRRTITQLLFVEGNHLCPSCEKSGNCQLQATAYFLGMTDAHFPFFYPRRELDASHPDILLDRDRCIFCALCVRASRDVDGKNVFAIAGRGIDSRLIVNSPSGKLADTPIATTDKATRVCPVGAILIKRHGFEVPIGDRVYDRHTIAEESLEREEPIVEARHG
- a CDS encoding NADP oxidoreductase, translated to MADKLTVATTSLAGCFGCHMSFLDIDERILALAEVARFDRSPLTDVKHCGDRVDLGLVEGGVCNAENVHTLREFRQHCRILVAMGACAINGGLPALRNPIALEECLQASYLDGIGIENPQIPNDVELPLLLDKVHPIHEVVRVDYFLPGCPPSADVIWTFLSDLAAGREPSLPRELIHYD
- the lgt gene encoding prolipoprotein diacylglyceryl transferase; this translates as MLTYPSIDPVAVSIGPLKVHWYGLMYVIGIAATWILARRRVRHSANPLFTPAQVEDLVFYAAIGVVAGGRLGYALFYNFSGFLHDPAMLFRIWEGGMSFHGGLIGVLIAMYAYGRSQGIRFFDVADFLAPYVPIGLLAGRIGNFINGELWGKPSDLPWAMVFPHAGDVPRHPSQLYEAFLEGLVLLIILQWFSLRSPPRMAVSGMFLLGYGVFRFAVEFVRLPDVQLGYLAFGWLTMGQILCLPMILFGIVLLAAAYTRRSA